In Aliiglaciecola sp. LCG003, a genomic segment contains:
- a CDS encoding Y-family DNA polymerase translates to MYALCDVNSMYASCEKVFDPSIRKKPVVVLTNNDGCICAACGIAKSLGIGKKFVPYFQMKKELKAAGAIVRSSNYELYADLSKRLMDTCARFAPEINVYSIDECFLYYGKNKSAPPQGWQELASSIRKTVWREVRLPIGIGMGETPTLAKAANHASKRIDGFSGIAVIDDDAKRKLILSQMAVTDIWGIGQRLGRRLKVMGIDTALDLANQDPTKIRKDFSILVESTVRELNGEVRHSWDDARAAKKEIYSTRSFGQRITELEQLKFAIASHAEVVAAKLRKQKSLASAMTIFASSSPHDNDGYFSESFFHRFMVPTNDTCNIISAAQAAIPKLFQQGVRYYRCGVGLLDLHREQLFQYDLFNPSKDNPKLMTCMDSINARFGRSTVHVAAKGIEQKFAMRRAFLSPQYTTKWADIPKIIC, encoded by the coding sequence ATGTACGCGTTATGTGACGTGAACAGCATGTATGCCAGCTGTGAAAAAGTGTTTGACCCATCTATACGGAAAAAGCCTGTAGTTGTATTAACCAATAACGATGGTTGTATATGTGCTGCATGCGGTATTGCAAAAAGTCTGGGAATTGGCAAAAAGTTTGTGCCCTATTTTCAAATGAAAAAAGAGCTTAAAGCGGCTGGGGCGATAGTACGCTCTAGCAATTACGAGCTTTATGCCGATTTAAGTAAGCGACTCATGGACACCTGCGCTCGCTTTGCTCCTGAAATTAATGTTTATTCAATTGATGAGTGTTTTCTGTATTACGGCAAAAACAAATCTGCCCCACCCCAAGGATGGCAGGAACTTGCATCAAGTATAAGAAAAACGGTGTGGCGTGAGGTCAGATTACCCATAGGTATTGGCATGGGAGAAACCCCCACGCTGGCCAAGGCAGCAAATCATGCTTCAAAAAGAATCGATGGTTTTAGCGGTATAGCGGTTATTGATGATGATGCTAAGCGAAAGCTGATCCTTTCCCAAATGGCGGTAACTGATATTTGGGGAATTGGCCAGAGACTGGGCAGACGACTCAAGGTAATGGGAATCGATACTGCGCTGGATCTAGCCAATCAGGATCCAACAAAGATCAGAAAAGACTTTTCTATTTTAGTGGAAAGTACAGTTCGGGAGCTAAACGGCGAAGTTCGTCATAGCTGGGATGATGCCAGAGCTGCAAAAAAGGAAATATATAGCACCCGAAGCTTCGGGCAGCGTATTACAGAGCTTGAGCAACTGAAATTTGCCATCGCATCACACGCTGAAGTCGTAGCCGCAAAACTAAGAAAACAAAAAAGCTTAGCCAGTGCAATGACTATCTTTGCATCTAGCTCGCCCCATGATAATGACGGTTATTTTAGCGAGTCGTTTTTTCATCGATTCATGGTACCAACCAATGACACGTGCAATATCATCAGTGCAGCGCAAGCCGCAATTCCAAAACTTTTTCAACAGGGTGTACGCTATTATCGCTGTGGAGTGGGATTACTAGATTTGCATCGAGAACAACTTTTCCAGTACGACTTATTCAACCCATCGAAGGATAACCCCAAATTGATGACATGCATGGATAGTATCAACGCCAGATTCGGTCGATCAACAGTCCATGTTGCGGCAAAAGGGATTGAGCAAAAGTTTGCTATGCGCCGTGCATTCTTGTCACCCCAATACACCACAAAATGGGCAGATATTCCTAAAATCATTTGTTGA
- a CDS encoding S24 family peptidase — protein sequence MLKFIPIKAHAGIIGFESPAAEYTQLGLDLDQLLIDHPSATYIGIADGESMKGDGIFSGDLLIVDRAQSIKDQDVVVANLNGVFVCKKIDKIQRCLVSSSIGFAPYFLREGDEFQIEGVVTRSVRLHRPFKKRL from the coding sequence ATGTTGAAGTTTATTCCTATTAAAGCCCATGCGGGCATCATCGGTTTTGAGTCTCCTGCAGCTGAATATACCCAGCTTGGACTTGATTTAGACCAACTCCTTATTGATCATCCATCCGCAACCTACATTGGTATTGCTGATGGTGAATCAATGAAAGGTGATGGTATTTTTTCAGGTGACTTACTGATCGTCGATCGTGCTCAGTCTATAAAAGATCAAGATGTAGTGGTCGCTAATCTCAATGGTGTGTTTGTCTGCAAAAAAATAGATAAGATACAAAGGTGTTTAGTGTCATCTAGTATTGGCTTCGCACCGTATTTTTTACGTGAAGGTGATGAGTTTCAAATCGAAGGCGTCGTTACACGCTCTGTAAGATTGCACCGTCCGTTTAAAAAGAGACTTTGA
- a CDS encoding ATP-binding protein yields the protein MHAILMTIFIFDLVNRQKLFLTEQNKQEAIALAKVFAANGSYWILSNDYMGMEELITSQSDFPKLKYALFLDMNNKVLGYTQRDKVGKYLTDDVSLTLLNAQSGIQILAENPILIDVAAPVFVNDSQIGWARVGIGRKEIVDNLEVATWHGLGYTLIAIFIGIIFAIFTARRLTSSIRFLAHVAHKVGQGKRDVSFRITRNDELGSLSRDLDSTLSILTKNEIAIKNHQQHLEISVKERTKELEEANQEIISNSIKIQKDKSELENSYQQLQQLQTQLVEQEKFAALGQLIAGVAHELNTPLGIAITSASFIQSKSKELSENILRDSIKKSELVSFLKELDQAQELATRNLQRCVDLIASFKQVSTDQTLSQRRNVDVHQYLNEVMLTMAVMLKKNKISWRIQGEKTNTFIDPGFLAQVINNIINNAVLHAFEGIENKNILLSLTQNEMWTIIEIVDNGVGMTVDTLKHLFDPFFTTKRNNGGTGLGMNIVYNLVTQNMEGKITAESNINMGTKITLYVPNIAR from the coding sequence GTGCATGCCATTTTAATGACTATCTTTATTTTTGATCTGGTCAATCGGCAAAAACTGTTTTTAACCGAGCAAAATAAACAAGAAGCGATAGCATTAGCAAAAGTGTTCGCTGCCAATGGCAGCTACTGGATACTCTCCAATGATTATATGGGGATGGAAGAACTCATCACCTCTCAAAGTGATTTTCCAAAATTGAAATATGCTCTTTTCCTCGATATGAATAATAAGGTACTAGGCTATACTCAGCGAGACAAAGTCGGAAAATATTTAACCGATGACGTCAGTCTGACATTGCTTAATGCGCAATCAGGTATTCAAATATTAGCTGAGAATCCAATACTTATAGATGTTGCGGCCCCCGTCTTTGTAAATGATTCTCAAATTGGTTGGGCCAGAGTGGGGATTGGTCGCAAAGAGATTGTTGATAATTTAGAAGTTGCTACTTGGCATGGACTTGGTTATACCCTTATTGCCATTTTTATAGGTATCATCTTTGCGATCTTTACGGCCCGAAGGCTAACATCATCCATTCGTTTTTTAGCCCATGTAGCACATAAAGTCGGTCAGGGTAAAAGGGATGTTTCTTTTCGCATAACACGAAATGACGAACTGGGAAGCCTCAGTAGAGATCTGGATTCGACACTCAGTATTTTGACAAAGAATGAAATTGCGATCAAAAATCATCAGCAGCATCTCGAAATTTCAGTTAAAGAAAGAACTAAGGAGCTAGAGGAAGCTAACCAAGAAATAATCAGTAATAGCATTAAAATTCAAAAGGATAAAAGTGAACTGGAAAATTCTTATCAACAACTCCAACAATTGCAAACTCAGTTAGTTGAACAAGAGAAGTTTGCAGCATTAGGTCAGCTCATTGCTGGCGTGGCACATGAATTAAATACGCCATTGGGTATCGCAATCACCAGCGCATCCTTTATTCAGTCTAAATCCAAAGAATTGTCAGAGAATATCCTTCGCGATAGCATTAAAAAGAGTGAACTGGTCAGTTTTTTAAAAGAACTGGATCAAGCGCAAGAATTGGCGACAAGAAATCTGCAACGTTGCGTGGATTTAATTGCAAGCTTTAAACAAGTTTCTACGGATCAAACTTTAAGTCAAAGGCGTAATGTCGATGTTCATCAGTATCTAAATGAAGTTATGCTGACCATGGCCGTAATGCTTAAAAAGAATAAAATTAGCTGGCGCATTCAGGGGGAAAAAACTAATACATTTATTGACCCGGGATTTCTGGCTCAAGTGATTAATAATATTATTAATAATGCGGTTTTGCATGCTTTCGAAGGAATCGAAAACAAAAATATATTGTTATCTCTCACACAAAATGAGATGTGGACGATCATAGAAATTGTCGATAACGGCGTAGGTATGACGGTAGATACTTTGAAGCATTTATTCGATCCGTTTTTCACGACTAAGCGAAATAATGGTGGAACCGGCTTAGGGATGAATATTGTCTATAATCTCGTGACACAAAATATGGAAGGAAAAATCACTGCTGAATCCAATATCAATATGGGCACAAAAATTACACTGTACGTTCCGAACATTGCTAGATAA
- a CDS encoding phosphate/phosphite/phosphonate ABC transporter substrate-binding protein: MIFIFLNQPLKNFQKCLLNTGLLLIASLLLGCEPESTPIYKPTFSDISVSADTQYVFGVHPLHNPQLLFEVFSPLMEYLSKNIDGVNFKLEASRNYESYNEKLYTHKFDFSLPNPYQTINAIDRGYNVFAKMGDDENFKGIILVRRDSDIKNITDLKGKSISYPAPSALAATMLPQYFLQKNGVNVLTELDNRYVGSQESSIMSVFLGQTSAAATWPPPWKALIKERPELADQLFIKWQTEPLLNNALVVLPSVPEELVQKVRFLLINLHKTEEGKNVLARMELSRFEGADNDTYQSIRDFIKIFNKEVRTQ, translated from the coding sequence TTGATTTTTATTTTTTTAAATCAACCATTAAAGAACTTTCAAAAATGCTTGCTAAATACTGGGCTATTGCTAATAGCAAGTCTTTTGCTAGGGTGTGAACCTGAATCAACACCCATCTATAAGCCAACCTTTTCGGATATCTCAGTCAGTGCAGATACACAATATGTATTCGGAGTACATCCATTACACAATCCACAACTGCTGTTTGAAGTGTTTTCACCTTTAATGGAATATTTGTCAAAAAATATCGACGGAGTCAATTTTAAGCTTGAGGCTTCGCGCAATTATGAATCTTACAACGAAAAATTATATACGCATAAATTCGATTTCTCATTGCCAAATCCTTACCAAACTATCAATGCAATTGACCGGGGATATAATGTTTTTGCCAAAATGGGTGATGATGAAAACTTTAAAGGTATTATTTTAGTTAGACGAGACAGTGATATTAAAAATATTACTGATCTTAAAGGAAAGTCGATTAGTTATCCTGCCCCTAGTGCCTTGGCGGCCACTATGTTGCCACAATATTTCTTGCAAAAAAATGGTGTTAATGTTTTGACTGAATTGGACAACCGTTACGTTGGTTCACAGGAATCATCAATAATGAGTGTTTTTTTAGGACAAACTAGTGCCGCGGCAACCTGGCCTCCTCCCTGGAAAGCGCTAATCAAAGAACGTCCGGAACTCGCAGACCAATTATTCATTAAATGGCAAACAGAGCCATTGCTAAATAATGCTCTGGTAGTATTGCCTAGTGTACCGGAAGAATTAGTACAAAAAGTTAGGTTCTTATTAATAAACTTGCACAAAACTGAAGAAGGAAAAAATGTTTTAGCGCGAATGGAATTGTCTAGGTTCGAGGGCGCGGATAATGATACTTATCAGTCAATTCGTGACTTTATTAAAATATTTAATAAAGAAGTGAGAACCCAATAA